A genome region from Bacillaceae bacterium IKA-2 includes the following:
- the fdhF gene encoding formate dehydrogenase subunit alpha, whose amino-acid sequence MENTQEVKMICSFCGVGCGLIVEVTDNKIVKVRGDKESSVNMGQTCIKGSFAYNYVHAQERLSSPLLRKHGKLEPVSWKEAFTFIAEKLTKIKQEFGPESMSIFACARATNETNYVTQKFARAVLGTNNIDGCNRTUHAPSVAGLATIFGGSGAPTNRYEDFDKAEVLLLIGSNTSVAHPIIANRIKKAVKNGVRLFVIDPRKIDMTKSAEKHLQLKIGSDIALLNSMIHVIINEELYDKQYIENVTEGIEELKEKVRTYTPEYAATITGVSADDIREVARAYGSADRGMIAYTLGITEHHFGVNNVFDIANIALLTGNIGKEGTGIMPLRGQNNVQGAGDMGCLPNQLAGALKVINEADRKIFEDAWGVKIPAEIGHTQTRMIEKMSEGKMKALYIIGENPVLADVNMHHTKSAIENVDLLIVQDLFLHETAEIADVVLPARSWAEVDGTYTNADRRVQRTRQGVKAHPNTKDDWQILSELATLMGYQMNYNSSEEIWNEVRTLVPNLFGGMTYQRFDNEGAIHYPCPTVDHPGTFLLHERFHEGRELTAKSKFVPVDFSLPAEPTDEEYPLTLTTGRRYEQYNTNSQTVYYPPNIKLKQTEETADMHADDAANLNIEDGEYVEVASRRGKVKVKAKICNKMQKGDVFMSFHWADVPTNALTIDEFDPISGTAEYKACAVKISKLS is encoded by the coding sequence ATGGAAAATACTCAAGAAGTAAAAATGATCTGTAGTTTCTGTGGCGTTGGTTGTGGCTTAATTGTCGAAGTAACAGATAATAAAATTGTCAAAGTCAGAGGAGACAAAGAATCTTCTGTAAATATGGGTCAAACCTGTATAAAAGGATCTTTCGCTTATAATTATGTTCATGCCCAAGAAAGATTATCTTCTCCGTTGTTAAGAAAGCATGGTAAGCTCGAGCCCGTATCATGGAAAGAAGCATTTACTTTCATTGCTGAGAAACTCACAAAAATAAAACAAGAATTTGGTCCAGAAAGTATGTCAATCTTCGCTTGTGCAAGGGCAACAAATGAAACAAACTATGTTACACAAAAGTTCGCTCGGGCAGTATTAGGAACGAATAACATCGACGGTTGTAACCGAACTTGACACGCTCCTAGCGTTGCCGGTCTGGCAACTATATTTGGTGGAAGTGGTGCACCTACAAACCGTTACGAAGATTTTGACAAAGCTGAGGTATTGCTATTAATTGGCTCCAATACGTCAGTTGCTCACCCAATTATTGCTAATCGTATTAAAAAAGCAGTTAAAAATGGCGTTCGCCTTTTTGTCATTGACCCAAGAAAAATTGATATGACAAAATCTGCAGAAAAACACTTACAACTCAAAATTGGTAGTGATATCGCCCTCCTCAACTCCATGATCCACGTCATTATTAATGAAGAACTTTATGATAAACAATATATTGAGAATGTTACGGAAGGAATTGAAGAGTTAAAAGAAAAGGTTCGAACTTATACTCCTGAATATGCAGCTACTATTACTGGCGTTTCTGCTGATGACATTCGCGAAGTAGCTAGAGCCTATGGTAGTGCCGATCGTGGTATGATCGCTTATACATTAGGGATTACCGAACACCATTTCGGTGTCAATAATGTTTTTGACATTGCCAACATTGCCTTGCTAACTGGTAATATTGGTAAAGAAGGAACAGGCATTATGCCACTTCGCGGTCAAAATAACGTTCAAGGTGCTGGCGACATGGGCTGCTTACCTAACCAATTAGCAGGTGCCTTAAAAGTTATTAATGAAGCTGATAGGAAGATTTTTGAAGATGCTTGGGGAGTGAAAATCCCAGCTGAAATTGGCCATACCCAAACTAGAATGATCGAAAAAATGTCAGAAGGAAAAATGAAAGCCCTCTATATTATCGGTGAGAATCCAGTTCTTGCTGACGTAAACATGCATCACACAAAGTCTGCTATAGAAAATGTTGACTTATTAATTGTTCAAGATTTATTTTTACATGAAACAGCCGAAATTGCTGATGTGGTTTTACCGGCTAGGTCTTGGGCGGAAGTTGACGGAACTTACACGAATGCTGACCGTCGCGTTCAAAGAACTAGACAAGGCGTAAAAGCTCATCCTAATACAAAGGATGATTGGCAAATCCTTTCTGAGTTAGCAACATTAATGGGTTATCAAATGAATTACAACTCAAGTGAAGAGATTTGGAATGAAGTACGAACTTTAGTCCCAAATCTGTTTGGCGGCATGACGTATCAGCGATTTGACAACGAAGGTGCAATACATTATCCTTGCCCAACTGTCGATCACCCAGGGACTTTCTTGTTACACGAAAGATTCCACGAAGGCCGAGAGTTAACCGCAAAGTCGAAATTCGTTCCTGTTGATTTCTCTCTTCCGGCTGAGCCAACTGACGAGGAATATCCGCTCACATTAACGACAGGTAGACGTTATGAACAATACAATACTAATTCACAAACCGTTTATTATCCTCCTAATATTAAGCTTAAACAAACAGAGGAAACAGCAGATATGCACGCAGATGACGCCGCAAATCTTAATATTGAAGATGGTGAATATGTAGAGGTTGCCTCTAGACGTGGAAAAGTTAAAGTTAAAGCTAAGATTTGCAACAAAATGCAAAAAGGTGATGTTTTTATGAGTTTTCACTGGGCTGACGTGCCAACGAATGCATTAACGATTGATGAATTTGATCCTATTTCAGGAACAGCTGAATATAAAGCTTGTGCTGTAAAAATATCAAAACTCTCATAA
- a CDS encoding patatin family protein gives MVVNIGLVLEGGGMRGVYTGGVLEYFSEQELIFPYIIGVSAGACNGASYISKQRGRNKQVTIDLIDHPKYLSYRNFLRHKQLLGMDFIFDEIPNQIVPFDYQTFAEAKQKFFIGTTDCHTGKPHYFEKNNLPSSDFATVLKASSSLPLIAPIVKYNGMELLDGGISDPVPIKKSVQDGNTKNVVILTRNSGYQKKKQAFPWLVNRPYKNYPELVEKMKERHNHYNSALNYIEEQETSGNAFVFRPSKTVKVSRLERDKSKLTELYNLGFNDAKELHEKLVSWLQR, from the coding sequence TTGGTGGTAAATATCGGTTTAGTTTTAGAAGGCGGAGGAATGCGCGGAGTATATACTGGGGGGGTTCTAGAGTATTTTTCTGAACAAGAACTTATTTTCCCTTATATAATTGGTGTTTCAGCGGGAGCTTGTAATGGAGCATCATACATTTCAAAGCAAAGAGGCAGAAATAAACAGGTTACCATTGACCTTATTGATCATCCAAAGTATCTTTCATATAGAAATTTCCTACGTCATAAACAGCTTTTGGGAATGGATTTTATTTTTGATGAAATCCCAAATCAGATTGTACCGTTTGATTATCAAACCTTTGCCGAAGCAAAGCAGAAATTTTTTATAGGAACGACGGATTGTCATACTGGAAAGCCACATTATTTCGAAAAAAATAATCTTCCGAGTAGCGATTTTGCTACTGTATTAAAAGCTTCAAGTTCCTTACCTTTGATCGCACCAATTGTAAAATATAATGGTATGGAATTGTTGGATGGCGGAATTAGTGATCCTGTGCCAATAAAAAAATCTGTCCAAGATGGAAACACCAAAAATGTTGTTATTTTAACTAGAAATTCAGGTTATCAGAAAAAGAAACAAGCATTTCCTTGGTTAGTAAACAGACCATATAAAAACTATCCAGAGCTTGTTGAAAAAATGAAGGAAAGACATAATCACTATAATTCTGCACTTAACTATATAGAGGAACAAGAAACGAGCGGTAATGCTTTTGTTTTTAGACCGTCAAAAACAGTAAAAGTTAGCAGACTTGAGCGAGATAAATCGAAATTAACTGAGTTATATAACCTAGGGTTTAATGATGCAAAAGAACTTCATGAAAAGTTGGTGTCGTGGTTACAGCGATAA
- a CDS encoding OFA family MFS transporter, with amino-acid sequence MKQKNRWLIALSAVAIHLSIGSAYAYSVFVNPLTEKLGWERAEVSFAFTIAIFCLGMSAAFFGPFVEKYGPRKSAFLAASFFATGIIGAGFAVSLESLPLFYLTYGLLSGMGLGLGYISPVSTLVKWFPDRRGLATGMAVFGFGAGALIASPIAARLITEIGIPSTFFTLGVTYLVLMSLGASYIAKPPQGWLPKGMTEASGAKKKITEDLAQLTGKEAIKTKRFWLLWVMMFINISTGLMIISVASPMAQEKVGLTAIAAASMVGIMGLFNGAGRIGWATLSDVIGRTRIYMIFFSIQLVAFLILPNVTNVLLFQILIFIVLTIYGGAFAVLPAFIGDIFGTKQLGAIHGLLLTSWSMAGVVGPLLVAYIRETTNSYDATFYVFAVFLIVALFTSILIARDIKMIRVGQKEAFKKVS; translated from the coding sequence ATGAAACAAAAAAATCGATGGCTAATCGCATTATCAGCAGTAGCAATCCATTTATCTATTGGTTCAGCTTATGCATATAGTGTATTCGTTAATCCATTAACTGAAAAACTAGGTTGGGAAAGAGCAGAGGTTTCTTTTGCTTTTACGATCGCAATTTTTTGCTTAGGAATGTCAGCAGCTTTTTTCGGACCATTTGTTGAAAAATATGGTCCTAGGAAGTCCGCGTTTTTAGCAGCTAGCTTTTTTGCTACTGGAATTATCGGAGCTGGTTTTGCTGTATCTTTGGAATCATTGCCGCTGTTTTATTTAACATATGGGTTATTAAGCGGTATGGGTCTTGGTTTAGGATATATTTCTCCAGTATCTACATTAGTAAAATGGTTTCCAGACCGTCGGGGTCTAGCAACAGGTATGGCCGTATTTGGCTTTGGTGCTGGTGCTTTAATTGCCAGTCCAATTGCGGCAAGACTTATTACTGAGATAGGAATTCCTAGTACTTTCTTTACTTTAGGAGTTACGTACTTGGTGTTAATGTCGTTGGGTGCTTCTTATATTGCCAAACCACCTCAAGGCTGGTTACCAAAAGGAATGACTGAGGCATCAGGAGCAAAAAAGAAAATAACAGAAGATTTAGCTCAATTAACAGGTAAAGAAGCAATCAAAACAAAACGTTTCTGGTTACTATGGGTAATGATGTTCATTAATATCTCTACAGGGTTAATGATCATTTCTGTTGCATCTCCAATGGCCCAAGAAAAAGTTGGACTGACAGCCATCGCAGCAGCAAGTATGGTAGGAATTATGGGTCTATTTAATGGTGCAGGTCGAATTGGTTGGGCGACACTCTCTGACGTCATAGGAAGAACGAGAATTTATATGATCTTTTTCTCGATTCAATTAGTTGCATTTTTAATATTACCAAATGTTACAAACGTACTTTTATTTCAAATATTAATATTCATCGTGTTAACGATATATGGTGGAGCATTCGCCGTACTTCCTGCTTTTATTGGTGATATATTTGGAACAAAGCAACTTGGAGCGATTCATGGTTTATTATTAACATCATGGTCAATGGCGGGAGTTGTAGGACCCCTCTTAGTTGCGTATATTCGCGAAACTACAAATAGCTATGATGCAACGTTTTACGTTTTTGCGGTATTTTTAATTGTTGCCCTCTTTACTTCAATTTTAATTGCACGTGATATAAAAATGATAAGAGTTGGTCAAAAAGAAGCATTTAAAAAAGTAAGCTAA
- the ppsA gene encoding phosphoenolpyruvate synthase — MSRFKYIRSFDEIGKNDIPLVGGKGANLGELTQNGVQVPPGFCVTASAYSYFIQVRDLDKKISSIIDNIDYENTAELQIRAQQIRSLIERTDMVELVEKEIREAYAEFGSLINLTDPSVAVRSSATAEDLPEASFAGQQDTYLEISGVNEVIKHVKMCWASLWTARAIYYRENQGFSHFDVSLSTVIQKMVDSEKSGVLFTVNPVTNNRNEMMINASWGLGEAVVSGLVTPDEYLVEKSTLKVTQKQIAKKNVLVVKNKEAVGTIEVAVKDYLGYEQVSAQCLLDEEINYLCKSSLKIEEIYQVPQDIEWALDRDTKELYILQARPVTTLKEENGEVVEVKVKRRPIVRGLAASPGMVSGIVKKIKDISEIARVEIGDILVTEMTNPDMIPALKRAAAVVTDEGGRTCHAAIVSRELGIPCIVGSGTATQVLHDGMEITVDATRGVVYSGNLMPKVKPEAVAETSGQASINEALLAQLAPITGTKVYMNLGESELIHKYKNLPFDGIGLMRTEFIFTTLGIHPMYLLKTGQGEKLVDAMSESITTAAEVIFPRPLVVRLSDFRSNEFRGLEGGEEVEPVEANPMIGWRGVSRYISPEYEAGFRLECQAIKRVREEFGLTNVWVMLPFVRTPWEVVKVKQIMAEEGLVQNNEFKIWIMAEVPSVIFAAEEFAELVDGFSIGSNDLTQLIMGADRDSGILNSMGYFDERSSSVKSAIKMLIEAAHKHGKTVSICGQGPSLYPELTEFLVNAGIDSISVNPDTVTYTRRLIASVEQRFILNKLRNL; from the coding sequence TTGTCAAGATTTAAATATATTCGCTCGTTCGATGAAATAGGTAAAAATGATATTCCTTTAGTAGGTGGAAAAGGCGCGAACTTAGGAGAATTAACTCAAAATGGTGTTCAAGTACCACCGGGTTTTTGTGTGACGGCGTCTGCATATAGTTATTTTATTCAAGTACGAGATTTAGATAAAAAAATAAGTAGTATTATCGATAATATTGATTATGAAAATACTGCCGAGTTACAAATTAGAGCACAGCAAATTCGTAGTTTAATCGAGAGAACAGACATGGTTGAGCTTGTTGAAAAGGAAATTAGGGAAGCGTATGCCGAGTTTGGTAGTTTAATTAACCTTACTGATCCAAGTGTGGCGGTACGTAGCTCTGCTACAGCTGAAGATTTACCTGAGGCATCGTTTGCGGGGCAACAAGATACATATCTGGAAATTAGCGGTGTAAATGAAGTAATCAAGCATGTGAAAATGTGCTGGGCATCACTTTGGACAGCACGCGCGATTTATTACCGTGAAAATCAAGGTTTTAGTCATTTTGATGTTTCATTAAGTACAGTTATCCAAAAAATGGTTGATAGTGAAAAATCAGGAGTGTTATTTACAGTAAATCCCGTAACGAATAATCGTAATGAGATGATGATTAATGCCTCTTGGGGATTAGGAGAAGCGGTTGTGTCTGGCTTAGTAACACCAGATGAATATTTAGTTGAGAAAAGTACATTAAAGGTCACTCAAAAACAAATTGCCAAGAAAAATGTATTAGTAGTAAAAAATAAAGAAGCTGTTGGTACGATTGAAGTTGCCGTTAAAGATTATTTGGGTTATGAACAAGTGAGTGCCCAATGTTTACTAGACGAAGAAATTAACTATTTATGTAAAAGTAGTTTGAAAATAGAAGAAATTTATCAAGTGCCTCAAGATATTGAGTGGGCATTAGACCGCGATACAAAAGAACTTTATATTTTACAAGCTCGTCCAGTTACAACGCTAAAGGAGGAAAATGGAGAAGTGGTAGAAGTGAAGGTAAAACGACGTCCAATCGTTCGTGGTCTTGCGGCATCACCTGGTATGGTTAGTGGGATTGTTAAAAAAATAAAAGATATTAGTGAAATTGCCCGTGTCGAAATAGGTGATATTCTCGTCACTGAGATGACGAATCCAGATATGATTCCGGCTCTTAAAAGGGCAGCGGCGGTTGTTACTGATGAAGGCGGACGCACATGCCATGCTGCCATCGTTTCACGTGAGTTAGGGATTCCTTGTATTGTTGGCTCTGGCACGGCAACACAAGTTCTACATGACGGGATGGAAATTACGGTTGATGCAACACGTGGTGTTGTCTATAGCGGCAATTTAATGCCTAAAGTAAAGCCTGAAGCAGTGGCTGAAACTAGCGGTCAAGCATCAATTAACGAAGCCTTACTTGCTCAACTTGCTCCGATTACAGGAACAAAAGTCTATATGAATTTAGGGGAATCGGAATTAATTCATAAGTACAAAAATCTTCCGTTTGATGGCATCGGTTTAATGAGAACAGAGTTTATTTTTACAACGCTTGGAATTCACCCTATGTACTTATTAAAAACAGGTCAAGGTGAAAAACTAGTAGATGCAATGTCAGAATCAATTACAACCGCTGCCGAAGTGATTTTTCCAAGACCGTTAGTAGTGAGGTTAAGTGATTTCCGTTCAAATGAATTCCGTGGTCTAGAAGGCGGCGAAGAAGTTGAGCCAGTGGAAGCGAACCCGATGATTGGTTGGCGGGGCGTTTCAAGATACATCTCTCCGGAATATGAAGCAGGCTTCCGTTTAGAATGCCAAGCGATCAAACGAGTGAGAGAAGAGTTTGGATTAACTAATGTTTGGGTTATGTTGCCATTCGTTCGGACTCCATGGGAAGTTGTCAAAGTAAAACAAATTATGGCTGAAGAAGGCCTAGTCCAAAATAATGAATTTAAAATTTGGATTATGGCGGAGGTTCCATCGGTTATTTTTGCAGCTGAGGAATTCGCTGAGTTAGTGGATGGCTTCAGTATTGGCAGCAATGATTTAACCCAGTTAATTATGGGGGCCGATCGTGACTCTGGCATCTTAAATAGTATGGGATATTTTGATGAAAGAAGTTCCTCTGTAAAGAGTGCAATTAAAATGTTAATTGAGGCAGCTCATAAGCACGGAAAAACGGTTTCAATTTGCGGTCAAGGTCCGTCACTTTATCCTGAATTGACAGAGTTCTTAGTAAATGCAGGAATTGACAGTATTAGTGTTAATCCAGATACAGTTACTTACACTAGACGATTAATTGCCTCAGTAGAGCAAAGATTTATTTTAAATAAATTACGTAATTTATAA